Sequence from the Epinephelus moara isolate mb chromosome 19, YSFRI_EMoa_1.0, whole genome shotgun sequence genome:
TGTTTAGGCAGAATTATCCCCAgataacaaaatatattttcaatagCAGCAGACTTCCAGAGATTGAGTGTCATTTTCGGGGCTTTTATTTGTCAGTACCTACCCCAGTGGCAGAAGTCGGATGAGATAATAAAGAGGTTGGAAGGGTCTGCCAGGTACTTGCTGAGCAGCTTCCCGTATTCCTGTTCCTTGGACTCACTCAGGGCACCCACAAGCACAGGGACGATGCTAAACTCGTCTTTGTGGCTGCAACATCAGATGATTGAGTTAACAACTTGAGTACAACAACTGCACCTCACTATCAAAGTTCTATCCAGTGGGCACGGGTTAAAATCAAATCTGCATTTAAGGAAGAGTTCACCCACAAAAAGATCATCTGTTTATCAATTACTCATTCCAAGTTTCTTTAAATTCGGAAAGGAACTTCATTTTTCTCGCACACTTTTactgtgaatgaagaatccaaagaatattcttgatgaattgaagtaaagggggactgtgtttaacaacagcaaaactgtgacaaaacatccatttacaaactaaTACAAGTCTCATTTACCCAGTCATGtgctcaaacacatgcatttttgctaaaaccttgctattaaaaaaacactactGCTGCAGTTTTGTGAGTGTTTCTACACAAACATtctaatatagttttgctgttgtttaagcAGCTGCCCTTTTACTTCATGTcagttttctccatttttggattctttgttcaccgtagagacatgcaagaaaaaaaactgttttcattacAAATTTAATATGACAGAGGATGAGTAGTTGGTATACAAATGataattttgtgggtgaaattttcttttaatagttttattttCCATAGAGCATCCATGATGGAACACTGAAGCCTTCTGCTTTAATTTGACACTAGTGGGTTCCACCTTTACACCCAATATGCACCTTCTACGTCACTAATGCTTCTTATCAGTCAACACGCAGGTTTTAATTAaacttaaatgttaaatatgtgtTGAGGTAATGTGCTTGCTTCACTTCATACTACCTGATCCCTGCTTTTCTGAACCAATAAAATGCCTTTGAATCCTGCCAACCTAACAGAAGGCTGTATCAATTATGCATATCACACTTTCCATGTGTTCCTGACCCAATGTTATTCTGGTTTACAGCATGTATAGAAAGGCAACAAAAAGAatgaacaaaaccaaaataGCGCGATACACATTCCTGCCAAATGGTCTCACACTCAGTAATCTACAGGTGACTGTAACACGCTAAAATATGCTGCAATGCGCCAAGAAGAcagggaagaagaagactgcCAGTAAGTAAACATAAATGTACACATTGCAGAATCTGAAATTTTTTAAAtcagctttgcaaatgtttcatGAGGAAGGAGATTAATTAAGTTAAATGTAAAGATAAAAAAGCTACACTCCATGACACCCTTCCCTTTGATGTGCACTGTATAGTGTTTATTCTTTAGGTCAGTGCCACTCCTGTGTGCATTACCTCTCCATGGCTTTAGCAGTGTAAGGCAAGTGCATTTCAATACTGTGCTCATCTTCATCTGTCTGCAGACTCATCCGCTCAAACAACCCAGTTTTCCAGAGGTCGGCATAAACTGTAAAACAGAGGTGAGTTTCACTTTAATTCATGTTATCATGAACATGTCAACTGATTAAGTCGTTTTTGGAGCTACACACGCATTTAAATTGGGTATCCTTTTAAGCTTTTAGCTGAGCAAAACCTCATAATTGAAAAAGCCTTTATCTTAATAATGGGGGAACTGTCTGGTCCCTGGAGGATGATTAAAAGCGTATCACCTCCCGAGACTGCTTGAGGTCTGCATGTGGGAGCTCTAGTCAGGCTAGACTAAAACAATCACAATGAAGAAAGGCTAACTTAatggttattttgtttttcacatttttttagtGTAATGATCCAGAATGActaaaaaaagtgtgtttgtttcatttggATTTCAGCATAAATCGTGCACACCACTCTACACTTAACAATACTGTGATCCAAACTGTGTTTATGCTACTCCCTTACATGATCCCTAAGATACCTGATTAACCCCTTAGCATGTGTCAACATCTGAGACTGAGCGGCACACACAAAAAGCAGAAATCACATTATCATGAGTGAAAATTGTGAATACCCTTCTGGTCGATTCTCAGGTCATAGAGAGGTGTTCTATAGATCTCTGCAGGTGACAGGGCACAGCGGGAGAGGGGCACATGGTGTGAAGGTCCCAGGATGAACACCCTACGACTGAAGGGCAACACAATTTTATCACTCTTGCTCTATTCACAAAAGACACACCACCAGCTCTATATTCTACTATCTAAACTCATATCTGTTCACTCTGTAGGGGGTAAATTTACAATAAGAAACAGTCATTCAAAGCATTTTCTTGTGTAAGGAAATGGAGATAGAAAACTGAATGACTTACGTAACAGAGGGATCAACCTGCTTGTAGGCATGTGCTGCACAAGCACCACAGTAGGTATACCCAGCATGcctgcaaacaaaaacatgtcaattTAGAGTGAGACGACACCACAGACACCATCTGACATGTTCGGATTGTAGTCGGCGTGTGCTTACGGCGCTATGATGGCTCTAGCAGGTCTGATCGTGGACTCTGCTTTGGACAGCCAGCCTTCTAGTTGTGCGTTCAGCTGGGATCCTGAAAAGGTAGGGGAAAGgggaaaaataatttgatttcAGATCAGTACGATAAAGAGGAGCCACCAATACAGTATGTACTACTTTTGCTATGCTTCCTCACAGGACTAAGAGCACATACAGAGCTGAAAAAAACCATACATTTTATTATCAATATAAAAAGGATTTGATTAGGGCTTcagctaacgattattttcattgatgactaatctgttgattatttcttcgattagtcgacaaatcattttatcaaaaaatgtgttaagatgttgaaaaatgtcggtctgtctctcccaaaccccaaaattacgtcatctaatgtcttgtttcgtactcacgccaaagggttttagttcaccgtcatgggagagtgtgtaaagctgccaatatctgaacataagacgctgcaataagagtattttggggtacttttatagtacttttgtATGAAAATGACTCGAACCGATTactcgactactaaaatagtcaccgattatgtTAATAGTCGAtcatcaattagtcgactaatcgatgcaGCCCTAGATTTGATAGACAGCAAAGCTACAAGCATAGATCAATAACACcaaggtattttttttaaatcaatatgtcACTGTAATAATCCCTGAGGGGTGAAATCCAAGTGTGACAATAGTGGTTCATTTAAACGTGTCAttaagtgttgtgtttttctgggTGAGAAATGCTGATAAACCAGAACAATAAACCAGATCTTTCAGGGTAAAACACTCAATCATTGACTGTCAATATAGAGTCTACCATACTGTGCTCTGATCCAGATTACACAATGAAAAATTACATCAATTTTGAACTGGCTCCCTATAAGTGACTGGAACACACTGCCTATGTCACAGGACAGACTACCTGTGTTTATCTTTACTAGTGTCCAAAGCTGCTAATGTCAGCATCAATCAAACACAGCTGAATAACTCAGATAATTAAgtctgcaggaaaaacaaacaaccgGTGTAATTAGTTGTGTAAAAACGAACAAGGACACCGGGGATCAAGATAGATTAACGTTAGCTCAGCCTTCACATGTAGCTTATGGACATATTACTATTGATATGCAGTGCAAATATCGTTGGTGTCTGTTGTGTCGAAAACGGGTGTTACAAACAATGCAGTAAGACAAGCTTAGACTGGATAAACAGGCAGGCTTCAGGGGTTTAATAACTAGAAACTAGCAGCTAGCTGGTGAAATGGAGGAAGGGGTGCAACATGAACCTTCAATTTTCTGCCCTGCCCTTCCCAGTCCTTTGTTTCATGGCAGCGAGTGTTTCTATACCTAACTTACAGGAGTCAGTGTCAGACACCCTATATATACTATACTGGAAGCTTAAGTTAAAAATTGCTGCTGGCAGGCTGTGTCGGGAAATGTCCTATTGTAGCCAGATAGCAGGTAGGCCAGGAAGTTCTGCAATGTTAGCCAAGTTAGCTATTGTTAAATTGGTAGCTTTGATTGCTTGTCAAAAATGCTGAGCAGCAGatgtccgtttgttttggaagaTTTCCATCGACCACCCGAGGAGGAAGTGCTGAATAAGCTCAAACCAACCATGCACCAAATGGGATAACCGAGATGAGGCAGTCAGTGCCAGCTAATGAAAGCTAGTCGACTTTTCATCAGATGGATTACCGTTATAACCTTAACGTTAGCCATCGCCGTCTGCTGTGGCAAGCCATGAATTCAACAGTATTCGAGCATAAGATAATGAAGGTTACGCGAAATGAATCGTcaataaaaccaataaaacatgagaaaataatcaacaacaCCCAGCTAGCATACAGCTTGCTAACGGTGCTGTGTTGACAGTTACCCGAAGCAGAGTACCAGCTCCCGGCGTGACTTGCTTCTCTGCACACCACTCGGTTCGACATCTTGGTTCCCAAGCCGCCTATCTTGGTTTGCTTGACTTTTGTCAGGcgagaaaaagtaaaaatgcaaaagccgGTGTCAGCTAACCAAAAGGAGAAAAGATGCCAGCGAGCTGACTTGCTTGTAAAGACAAAGGGCAGTTCGACTGGAGAGACAGCtgggctagctagctaacaagctcAGTGTTCGGTCAGCTGGCCGTTGTGTTGTTACCGGTTAATAAGTTAGCCGGAGAGAGCAGCTAACGTCAGTTTGTTGGGCAGTCTGGTGTTGTTATCATGTAAATTTAGAAAGGCACGAAATATAAAATCTTCGAAATGTGCCAATAGAGTACAGCCAGAGGAGCAATGACAGAAACTACAGCTGTCACAATCGGAATCAGAGGATTACTTGTTTGTCTGTCGAGCCAGGTAAGGGGCGTGTCTAAACCCGTTATTGCAGTGACGTAAAAGCATTTTGATTGGTTACTTCATTCACCAGCAGAAAGTGATTCGTGGAAAAACCCAAGAGGCGTAGCCGTTACTAAAAAGATTGTTTGATTATGGAATTGCGCTGCCCGTCAGGTGAGCGGGTACAGTGTGACAGGAGGAAGCAGGACTGTCAACAGCACATCAGTCAATATGCATTGCTCTTCTCATAAGAGAAAAGTAGTGTTTAGTGTATTATCCAGTGGGGGAAGAGGTATTCCAAACcttaacttaagtaaaagtgctaatactacactgtaaaaatactctggtACAAGTTAAGTCCTGTATTAAAATTGTTACTCAAGCACTAGTAAGTATAACCAggaaaatgtagttaaagtattaaaagtaaaagctctTAGTGcaataaaaaagtaaagtacaagtacctcaaatttgtgcTTACTCacagtgcttgagtaaatgtactaaattacattccaccactggtatTGTCTTACAATGTTAAGAAAATTATTTTGTATTGAATAATCAGACACCACCCAAGTATATTATTCAtgtaataaaatgaaagaaCCCTGATTATctgtaatttaaaaatgttgtggAGAGTCGTCTCAGAGCTTTAAGGCTGTTAAAAAGGATAACTGCAAAGTGTCTCCTCAGGGCTTATGCTTTCTCATCTAAGAACACACTTACTGTCTATCTAGTGTCttgatgttttatttgtaaATGGATCACTttgcataaaaaacaaaattaggcATGACTGATGGGGAATGCAACACATGAGAGGATAAAGATAACACGTCAAGACAAAGGCCCCTTGTACAATGTATCACATAGTTTTGTAAAGAAACAAATCTCTATATTCTCAAAGGGTGAAAATATGTCATCAGTGATTTGCTTATTCCACACCAATTTACTGTGGACATGTGTGAGTCAGACAACATAGTAAATAAACATTCTAACACTTCCCACTGATAGGCAAAACCCCATAGACTAAACGCCTTAACAACAAGGCTCCAAGTTAATATGGCCTCACTTTAATGACTCACATGACATACCCCTCACAGTCAACTAGAAACTGAATTGCTCAAGTCTTTTGTGAATCTGAATCAAAAAACCACATGAGATAAAATAACCCTCTGCCTTTAAGCGTTTCAAACAAAAATGGAAGATAAACAGTTTCAACATATAATGCACAGAAGGAAAGTACAACCTGATAGCAGGACTTCAAGGTAGGAATTTTGCATTCAAAAGAGTATACAGTTTATGTCATTCAGTATACCATGTCAAA
This genomic interval carries:
- the memo1 gene encoding protein MEMO1, which gives rise to MSNRVVCREASHAGSWYSASGSQLNAQLEGWLSKAESTIRPARAIIAPHAGYTYCGACAAHAYKQVDPSVTRRVFILGPSHHVPLSRCALSPAEIYRTPLYDLRIDQKVYADLWKTGLFERMSLQTDEDEHSIEMHLPYTAKAMESHKDEFSIVPVLVGALSESKEQEYGKLLSKYLADPSNLFIISSDFCHWGQRFRYTYYDESQGEIYRSIEHLDKMGMGIIEQLDPMSFTNYLKKYRNTICGRHPIGVLLNAVAELRKSGLEMNFTFLNYAQSSECRNWQDSSVSYAAGALIAH